A stretch of the Equus caballus isolate H_3958 breed thoroughbred chromosome X, TB-T2T, whole genome shotgun sequence genome encodes the following:
- the LOC106781137 gene encoding nuclear RNA export factor 2-like encodes MYSTLQKDRTNRTEEYNDSGSLPRGRNRNWSSFRGNFGKRNPRDHGGYEPWPSHHQEHDGNMVMRDVQEDPQVRWTPYTIRHKNRRVKWHNEDHIQRAVWRNRKPLEREVGDNTKDGTPGSWFKITIPYGRKYDKTWLMNSIQSHCSVPFTPVDFHYVKDWARFFVQDAGPASALRDVSYKICGKENQKISIIVDPSAEPYSVQNKLEPEEMEQLKLAMSKRYDVSQQALDLQTLRFDPDLVDHDIDIILNRRSCMAATLQIIETNFPKLLSLNLCNNKLYQLDGLSDIIQKAPTIKILNLSKNELNSAWEVGKMKGLKLEELWLEGNPLCDTFRDQSTYISAIKEYFPKLLRLDGQELPTPIVVDVDTCYLKPGKESCKGSETLKNLVMQFLQQYYFIYDYGDRQGLLGAYHDEAYFSLSIPFNPEDPAPSSLCEYVKDNRNIKKLKDPYLRVQLLKHTKHDIVGSLCVLPRTQHEFSSFLVETWLQTERVLCFSVNGVFKEVVGKSQSSVRAFTRTFIIVPASNSSLCIVNDQLFVRDATPNETQRAFFMPDPTPTSSSVPTVSQEQQEMVQAFSTQSGMNLEWSQKCLQDNEWNYTRAGQAFTTLKTGGKIPEEAFKQIP; translated from the exons AATACAATGATAGTGGCAGCTTACCTcgaggaagaaatagaaattggaGTTCTTTCCGAGGTAATTTTGGCAAAAGGAACCCTCGTGATCACGGTGGATATGAACCTTGGCCTTCACACCACCAGGAGCATGATGGAAACATGGTGATGAGGGATGTCCAGGAGGACCCCCAAGTAAGATG GACGCCCTACACTATTCGACACAAAAACAGAAGAGTGAAATGGCATAATGAAGACCATATCCAGAGGGCTGTgtggagaaacagaaaaccttTGGAGAGAGAAGTGGGGGATAACACAAAAGATGGAACCCCAGGGAGCTGGTTCAAGATCACA ATTCCATATGGGAGAAAGTATGACAAGACATGGCTGATGAATTCAATCCAGAGCCATTGCAGTGTCCCCTTCACTCCAGTGGAT TTCCACTACGTGAAAGACTGGGCTCGGTTCTTTGTGCAGGAtgctggccctgcctctgccttgAGGGATGTGAGCTACAAGATTTGTGGCAAGGAGAACCAAAAG ATATCTATCATTGTTGATCCTTCTGCTGAACCCTACTCTGTGCAGAATAAGTTGGAACCAGAAGAAATGGAGCAGCTAAAG CTGGCCATGAGCAAACGATATGATGTCTCCCAGCAAGCTCTTGACCTCCAAACGCTCCGCTTTGACCCAG ACTTGGTGGACCATGATATTGATATAATCCTGAATCGAAGAAGCTGCATGGCTGCCACCCTGCAGATCATCGAAACGAATTTCCCCAAG CTGTTGTCCTTGAACTTGTGCAACAACAAACTGTACCAGCTGGATGGCCTGTCTGACATTATACAGAAGGCCCCGACAATCAAGATCCTGAACCTCTCCAAAAATGAG CTGAATTCCGCGTGGGAGGTGGGCAAGATGAAAGGGCTGAAACTTGAAGAGCTGTGGCTGGAAGGCAACCCCTTGTGTGACACCTTTCGAGACCAGTCCACCTACATAAG TGCCATCAAGGAATATTTCCCCAAGCTGTTACGCCTG gaTGGCCAGGAGTTACCCACGCCGATTGTCGTTGACGTTGACACCTGCTACTTAAAGCCTGGCAAG GAAAGCTGTAAAGGATCTGAGACACTGAAAAATCTAGTCATGCAATTCTTGCAGCA GTATTACTTCATCTATGACTATGGAGACCGACAGGGTCTTCTTGGTGCTTACCACGACGAGGCCTACTTCTCTCTGAGCATTCCCTTCAACCCCGAGGACCCAGCTCC AAGCAGCTTGTGCGAGTACGTCAAGGATAATAGGAACATAAAGAAGCTCAAGGACCCCT ACCTGAGGGTTCAGCTGCTGAAACATACAAAACATGACATCGTGGGCTCCCTCTGTGTGTTGCCCAGAACTCAGCATGAATTCAGCTCCTTCTTGGTAGAAACCTGGCTCCAAACG GAAAGGGTGCTGTGCTTCTCTGTCAACGGGGTGTTCAAGGAAG TGGTAGGAAAGTCTCAGAGTTCTGTTCGTGCCTTCACACGAACCTTCATCATTGTCCCTGCCAGCAATTCCAG TCTGTGCATCGTGAATGACCAGCTGTTTGTGAGGGACGCCACCCCCAACGAGACTCAGAGAGCGTTCTTCATGCCAGATCCCACACCCACCTCCAGCTCCGTGCCCACCGTCTCCCAGGAGCAGCAGGAAATGGTGCAGGCTTTCTCCACCCAGTCTGGGATGAACCTCGAGTGGTCTCAGAA GTGCCTTCAGGACAATGAGTGGAACTACACCAGAGCTGGTCAGGCCTTCACTACGCTCAAG ACAGGGGGCAAGATCCCAGAGGAGGCCTTCAAACAAATCCCCTGA